The Brasilonema sennae CENA114 genome includes a region encoding these proteins:
- a CDS encoding AAA family ATPase, with amino-acid sequence MKLTSIKLCNFRSFYGKTPEIILAGGETRNTTIIHGNNGSGKTSLLNAFTWVLYEKFSAAFASTEQLVNKRAIAEAKPGQTVECWVEVEWEHDGKRYNVKRICRLYKNESDFNVTKTELRMQVAGDDGRWYFPPQQPEDVIGQILPISLHQYFFFDGERIEEIVRSDKKAEIAEATKIFLGVEVINRSINHLKEAKKTLENELRIIGDSEIKQLLKQQNTLELEIERITKRQTEIKQELEYQETFKKETSNRLRELSTAKELEERRQELEKQKASNQENLKESRDAIKKAISGRGYTILLSQNTAQFREIIDDLKQRGELTSGISREFVNELLDSQCCICGADLRQGTHSHENVIKLLDKAGSSIVEETAIRMSAQVDEIDKQAVSFWQEVDREQARINQLRQSISQTEGELDNIQERLRKDANEEISSLQKRLDEIEDKIREFILEQGANQQQIANLKTELEGLRKQIAKQKLNEDRQALAQQRISATQDAIERLTEVRNRQEKQFRWQLEKRVQEIFSEISFTPYIPKISDKYELTLVENTAGIEMPVAASTGENQILSLSFIASIIDRVREWSEKKKILLVPDSSTFPIVMDSPFGSLDEISRRQIAKTIPKLANQLIVLVTKTQWRGEVEEEMADKIGREYVLTYYSSKPECEQDYIELPGERYPLVRQSPNEFEYTEIIEVMREG; translated from the coding sequence ATGAAGCTGACTTCTATTAAGCTTTGTAACTTTCGCTCTTTTTATGGGAAGACACCAGAAATTATTCTTGCAGGAGGAGAGACTCGCAACACAACGATAATTCACGGTAATAATGGTTCAGGAAAAACGAGTCTGTTGAATGCGTTTACTTGGGTGTTGTATGAGAAATTTAGTGCAGCTTTCGCATCGACTGAACAATTAGTTAATAAACGTGCGATCGCCGAAGCGAAACCCGGACAAACTGTAGAATGTTGGGTAGAGGTAGAGTGGGAACATGACGGCAAACGCTACAATGTAAAACGCATATGCCGACTTTATAAAAATGAAAGCGACTTCAACGTAACCAAAACAGAATTGCGTATGCAGGTAGCTGGGGATGATGGACGGTGGTATTTTCCACCTCAGCAACCAGAAGACGTGATTGGGCAAATCTTACCCATTAGTTTACATCAATATTTCTTCTTTGATGGTGAACGCATTGAAGAGATTGTTCGTTCGGACAAGAAAGCTGAAATTGCGGAAGCCACAAAGATTTTTTTAGGCGTAGAAGTCATTAACCGTTCCATCAATCACTTAAAGGAAGCCAAAAAAACTCTGGAAAATGAGTTAAGGATAATTGGTGATTCAGAAATTAAACAGCTTTTGAAACAGCAAAACACTCTCGAACTGGAAATTGAGCGCATCACAAAGCGACAAACAGAAATTAAACAAGAGTTAGAATATCAAGAAACTTTTAAAAAAGAGACAAGCAACCGCTTAAGAGAACTCAGTACTGCCAAGGAATTAGAAGAAAGACGCCAAGAATTAGAAAAACAAAAAGCATCTAATCAGGAAAATCTCAAAGAAAGTAGGGACGCTATTAAAAAAGCAATTTCTGGACGCGGTTATACCATATTACTTTCACAAAACACAGCACAATTTCGAGAAATTATAGATGATTTGAAGCAGCGAGGCGAGTTAACCTCTGGCATTTCACGGGAATTTGTAAATGAATTACTCGACTCTCAATGCTGTATTTGTGGTGCAGACTTACGCCAAGGAACTCACTCACACGAGAATGTGATCAAATTATTAGATAAAGCGGGTTCTTCAATTGTGGAAGAAACAGCCATCCGCATGAGTGCTCAAGTTGATGAAATTGATAAGCAAGCAGTTAGTTTCTGGCAAGAAGTTGATAGAGAGCAAGCACGGATTAATCAGTTAAGACAAAGTATATCACAAACTGAAGGTGAGTTAGATAATATTCAAGAACGATTGCGAAAAGATGCAAATGAAGAAATCAGCAGTTTACAAAAGCGTTTGGATGAAATTGAAGATAAAATCAGAGAGTTCATATTAGAGCAAGGTGCAAATCAGCAACAAATTGCTAACTTGAAAACTGAGTTGGAAGGTTTGAGAAAACAAATCGCCAAGCAGAAACTAAATGAAGACAGACAAGCATTAGCGCAACAACGCATCAGCGCAACTCAAGATGCTATTGAACGGTTAACAGAAGTTAGAAACCGTCAAGAAAAGCAGTTTCGTTGGCAATTAGAAAAGCGGGTACAAGAAATCTTCAGCGAAATTTCGTTTACACCTTATATTCCTAAAATTAGCGATAAATATGAACTAACGCTGGTAGAGAATACAGCAGGTATCGAAATGCCAGTTGCAGCTTCCACAGGAGAAAATCAAATTCTCAGTTTATCTTTTATTGCTAGCATTATCGATAGAGTACGGGAATGGAGTGAAAAGAAAAAAATCCTGCTGGTTCCTGATAGTAGCACTTTCCCAATTGTTATGGATTCTCCCTTTGGGAGTTTGGATGAAATCTCTCGGCGACAAATTGCAAAGACAATTCCTAAATTAGCAAACCAGTTGATTGTGTTGGTAACTAAAACACAATGGCGAGGTGAAGTAGAAGAAGAAATGGCAGATAAAATTGGTAGGGAATATGTGCTGACATATTATTCCTCTAAGCCTGAGTGTGAACAAGATTATATTGAGTTGCCTGGGGAACGGTATCCTTTGGTAAGACAAAGTCCAAATGAGTTTGAGTATACAGAGATTATTGAGGTGATGCGCGAAGGGTAG
- a CDS encoding DNA phosphorothioation-associated protein 4, with amino-acid sequence MAETGRIRVAKDKAELVKALTSVDGATGLFQTYADVIVFAAALGAKHNKRVPLGEISKREPSPIPQEQFIVRGYDTVINVIAITETKDIKILSFNEDKNVEKRNHIFEEYANGGLELLQAELHGAVDYTERILLMLSSEKLENQPEEEFDLSRFI; translated from the coding sequence ATGGCTGAAACTGGTAGAATCAGGGTTGCGAAAGATAAGGCTGAGTTGGTAAAAGCTTTAACATCAGTTGATGGTGCAACTGGTCTTTTTCAAACTTATGCTGATGTAATTGTGTTTGCTGCTGCTTTGGGTGCAAAGCATAATAAGCGGGTTCCTTTGGGGGAGATATCTAAAAGAGAACCATCTCCAATTCCCCAAGAACAGTTTATTGTTAGGGGATATGATACGGTTATTAATGTAATAGCAATTACTGAGACTAAGGATATCAAAATTTTATCTTTCAATGAAGACAAAAATGTTGAAAAACGCAACCACATCTTTGAAGAATATGCAAATGGTGGACTTGAATTGTTACAAGCAGAATTACATGGTGCAGTAGATTACACAGAAAGAATTTTACTCATGCTTAGTTCCGAGAAATTGGAAAATCAGCCCGAAGAGGAGTTTGATTTAAGTAGGTTTATTTAA
- a CDS encoding 4a-hydroxytetrahydrobiopterin dehydratase, producing the protein MFKPPIFISYRRSDITSEAGRLYSTISKEIGKDMVFIDTSSIEPGTDWPQELVDALEASLIAVLVIGPDWIKSSDEYGLRRIDQEDDWVRKEIEYCLAKGKKILPVLFNGAKMPPSNKLPSSIAPITSKQAVEIRNTYWDHDIKLVLTQLRASIDNIHHTSSEVPWSDYPIPHPEKPEEISDEKLSIALANHLSQWEKVISPLPENQSNVRIELFRKYKFKTFLDAVEFMNKVAPGCEIVLHHPRWENIWKTLRVYLTTWDIGHRISDRDIQLAKYFDKAYAEFPGAVGDSSKD; encoded by the coding sequence ATGTTCAAACCTCCTATCTTCATCAGCTACCGTAGATCTGATATTACTTCTGAAGCTGGTCGTCTATACAGCACAATTTCTAAAGAAATTGGGAAAGATATGGTATTTATTGATACCTCTTCAATTGAGCCGGGAACTGACTGGCCCCAGGAACTTGTTGATGCATTAGAAGCATCGCTGATAGCAGTATTGGTTATAGGTCCTGATTGGATTAAATCTAGCGATGAGTATGGGTTACGTAGGATCGACCAGGAAGATGATTGGGTTCGCAAAGAAATAGAATATTGTCTAGCCAAGGGCAAAAAAATTTTGCCTGTATTATTCAATGGAGCAAAAATGCCACCTTCTAATAAATTACCATCATCAATAGCTCCCATAACTAGCAAGCAAGCTGTAGAAATTCGTAATACCTATTGGGATCACGATATTAAACTTGTTCTTACGCAATTAAGAGCATCAATTGACAATATTCATCATACCAGCAGTGAAGTACCTTGGAGTGACTATCCTATTCCTCATCCTGAGAAGCCAGAGGAAATTAGTGATGAAAAACTTTCGATTGCATTAGCTAATCATTTATCTCAATGGGAAAAAGTTATTAGTCCCTTACCTGAAAATCAAAGCAATGTTAGGATTGAACTCTTTCGCAAGTACAAGTTTAAGACATTTCTTGATGCAGTAGAATTCATGAATAAAGTTGCTCCTGGATGTGAAATTGTGCTTCACCATCCAAGGTGGGAAAATATATGGAAAACTTTGAGAGTTTATTTAACCACATGGGATATTGGACATCGCATATCAGATAGAGATATCCAGCTGGCGAAGTATTTTGACAAAGCTTATGCTGAATTTCCCGGGGCAGTCGGAGATTCCTCAAAAGATTGA
- a CDS encoding DGQHR domain-containing protein produces MKDSASDPTNDIASEYLQREIKDQQLLALLLEKFLGRKDRILVQKTEMGGTEAYVGSVTLEWFAGRVHFASGLPLLQKKYNPETDNIEIDADTIDEIQQRPLDWSRQAPLVQYLAARKNHKFPPVLVVINQPWVDNPKAAEWDSQGRATKSTTEFTPLDKDDKVGLLNLSEENVTIYALDGQHRLMGVQGLMELIKTGKLQRYKKDKTAYETFITLADLVEQYRVEPAYLQSLPKEKIGIEFICAVAAGETREEARRRVRSIFVHVNLMAAPLSKGQLAQLNEDDGFSIVARKIAVNHPLLEQQETRKPRVNWNSATVAANSTVLTTLQALKEMSERYLGQKYSHWKPLDKGLIPMRPEDEELYEGIQEFHKLFDSLATLPSYKLLEDEGTPALRRFSFEKDGGEGNMLFRPVGQVALAQALGILVFKKGLSSADIFKKLQKFDRSGGFSGMEYPQSLWYGILYDPNKKRVQVAGRDLAAKLLIYILGGIQDQMERAELRKDLAKARTVENKTIGFDGKFVEPKQVGLPSVL; encoded by the coding sequence ATGAAGGACAGCGCATCAGACCCAACCAATGACATCGCTAGTGAGTACTTGCAACGGGAAATCAAAGACCAACAGCTACTCGCTTTACTTCTAGAGAAGTTCCTTGGGAGGAAGGATCGCATTCTGGTTCAGAAAACTGAGATGGGTGGTACTGAGGCTTATGTTGGTTCTGTCACCCTAGAATGGTTTGCGGGTCGTGTTCACTTCGCGTCTGGCTTACCCTTACTTCAAAAAAAGTACAATCCAGAAACTGATAACATCGAAATTGACGCGGATACCATTGATGAAATTCAACAGCGTCCCCTTGATTGGTCACGTCAAGCACCGCTTGTGCAGTATTTGGCAGCGCGAAAAAATCACAAGTTTCCGCCAGTTCTCGTGGTAATTAATCAACCGTGGGTGGATAATCCCAAAGCTGCTGAGTGGGATAGTCAGGGACGCGCCACAAAATCCACCACCGAATTCACTCCACTGGATAAAGATGATAAAGTCGGTCTGCTTAACCTTTCTGAAGAAAATGTCACCATTTATGCCTTGGATGGTCAACATCGATTGATGGGGGTGCAGGGTTTAATGGAGTTGATCAAAACCGGCAAACTCCAGCGATATAAGAAGGATAAAACTGCTTACGAAACTTTCATTACGTTGGCTGACTTAGTAGAACAATATCGTGTGGAACCAGCTTACCTGCAAAGCTTACCCAAGGAAAAAATTGGTATTGAGTTCATTTGTGCGGTTGCGGCTGGTGAAACCCGCGAAGAGGCAAGGCGACGAGTGAGATCCATCTTTGTTCATGTTAATTTGATGGCTGCACCCTTGAGTAAAGGTCAGTTAGCACAACTGAATGAAGATGATGGTTTTTCGATAGTTGCCAGAAAAATCGCTGTCAACCATCCGCTTTTGGAACAACAGGAAACCCGAAAGCCTCGCGTCAATTGGAATAGTGCGACAGTTGCAGCGAACTCAACAGTTTTGACAACACTGCAAGCTTTAAAAGAAATGTCTGAACGATACTTGGGGCAAAAGTACTCTCACTGGAAACCCTTGGATAAAGGTCTCATTCCCATGCGTCCAGAGGATGAGGAACTTTATGAGGGGATACAGGAATTTCACAAGTTATTCGATTCTTTGGCAACGCTTCCAAGTTATAAACTTCTTGAAGATGAGGGTACGCCTGCATTACGACGATTCAGCTTTGAGAAAGATGGCGGTGAAGGAAATATGCTTTTCCGTCCTGTTGGTCAAGTGGCTTTAGCCCAAGCTTTGGGTATTTTGGTTTTTAAGAAAGGGCTATCGAGTGCAGACATTTTTAAGAAACTGCAAAAATTCGACCGTTCCGGTGGTTTTAGCGGTATGGAGTACCCGCAATCTCTCTGGTACGGTATTTTGTATGACCCAAACAAAAAGCGAGTCCAAGTTGCTGGACGGGATCTGGCGGCGAAGTTACTGATATATATTCTGGGTGGAATTCAGGATCAGATGGAACGTGCGGAACTTCGCAAAGATTTGGCTAAAGCTAGAACTGTTGAAAATAAAACAATCGGGTTTGATGGTAAGTTTGTTGAACCCAAGCAAGTAGGACTTCCATCAGTTTTGTAA
- the dndC gene encoding DNA phosphorothioation system sulfurtransferase DndC, with the protein MATAQQSENQSQQARTVAELVDYIQELTTEIQELYCLDAIPWVVGYSGGKDSTATLQLIWNAIAQLPPEKRTKAIHVITTDTLVENPVVSAWVRNSLDQMKAAAKEQGMPIEPHLNYPAIKDTFWVCLIGKGYPAPRNRFRWCTERLKIQPADSFIREMIRASGEVILVLGTRKAESVKRAITMAKHRDWRIRDRLNTNPNRPNSLIYLPIEDWRTHEVWIYLNQWQNPWGYSNKDLFTMYRGATADNECPLVIDTSTPSCGDSRFGCWVCTMVSKDKSMEAMIQNDEEKEWMQPLLDIRNELDAEDDRDKRDFRRIWGEVTLFERNMDGEISVEPIPGPYTKYWREHWLRKVLEAQTQIRRTAPENMRDITLITIEELSEIRRIWLEEKHEFDDSLPRIYKEVTDEPFIDPRPGAGNSLLGSDEWAVLEEICEEDAMHLELMAKLLDTERQYRKMSRRVGIYDALAKCFETSSRSPDEAIKNAHLKRDLKAAASEGDIEKVKQLTLGDVTVSETEKPQTWGNIKYKKRNSVD; encoded by the coding sequence ATGGCTACAGCACAACAGTCAGAAAATCAAAGTCAGCAAGCCCGTACTGTGGCAGAGTTAGTTGATTATATCCAAGAACTCACCACAGAAATACAAGAATTATACTGTCTGGATGCCATTCCTTGGGTAGTTGGATACTCTGGTGGTAAAGATTCAACAGCAACTTTGCAGTTGATTTGGAATGCGATCGCACAACTCCCACCCGAAAAACGGACTAAGGCAATCCATGTTATTACAACAGATACGTTGGTAGAAAACCCTGTCGTCTCTGCTTGGGTACGCAACTCTTTAGATCAGATGAAGGCAGCCGCGAAAGAACAAGGAATGCCTATTGAACCTCATCTAAATTATCCAGCAATCAAAGATACTTTTTGGGTTTGCTTGATTGGCAAAGGTTATCCAGCACCACGCAACAGATTTAGATGGTGTACTGAACGCCTGAAAATTCAACCCGCCGACAGCTTCATTCGTGAAATGATTCGTGCCAGCGGTGAAGTGATTCTTGTGCTTGGTACACGAAAAGCCGAAAGCGTTAAACGCGCTATAACGATGGCAAAGCATCGAGACTGGCGAATACGCGATCGCCTCAATACAAATCCCAATCGACCGAACTCGCTGATTTACCTGCCCATCGAAGACTGGCGTACTCATGAAGTGTGGATTTACCTCAACCAATGGCAGAATCCTTGGGGATACAGCAACAAAGATTTATTCACCATGTATCGAGGTGCAACAGCGGATAATGAATGTCCCCTCGTGATTGATACTTCTACCCCGAGTTGTGGCGACTCTCGCTTTGGTTGCTGGGTTTGCACAATGGTTAGTAAGGATAAATCGATGGAAGCGATGATTCAAAATGACGAAGAAAAAGAATGGATGCAACCTCTATTAGATATCCGCAATGAATTAGATGCCGAAGATGACCGTGACAAAAGAGACTTCCGACGCATCTGGGGCGAAGTCACATTATTTGAACGCAACATGGATGGAGAAATCTCCGTAGAACCAATTCCTGGTCCATATACCAAATATTGGCGTGAACATTGGCTAAGAAAAGTTCTAGAAGCGCAAACCCAAATCCGTCGCACAGCACCAGAAAATATGCGTGACATTACCCTAATTACTATAGAAGAATTGAGTGAAATTCGCCGGATTTGGCTAGAAGAAAAACACGAATTTGATGATAGTTTACCCCGCATTTATAAAGAAGTGACAGATGAACCTTTTATAGATCCGCGTCCTGGTGCTGGTAACAGTCTTCTTGGTAGCGATGAATGGGCGGTGCTGGAAGAAATTTGTGAAGAAGATGCAATGCACTTAGAACTCATGGCGAAGCTTCTCGACACAGAACGCCAGTATCGCAAAATGTCGCGTCGTGTAGGAATTTACGATGCGTTAGCCAAATGTTTTGAAACAAGTTCTCGTTCTCCAGATGAAGCAATTAAAAACGCTCATTTGAAACGAGACTTGAAAGCCGCAGCAAGTGAAGGCGATATTGAAAAAGTCAAGCAGTTGACTTTGGGTGATGTGACTGTTTCTGAAACAGAAAAACCGCAAACTTGGGGAAATATCAAATATAAAAAGAGGAATTCTGTTGATTGA
- the dndD gene encoding DNA sulfur modification protein DndD, which yields MIFVELVLQNFGPYNGRQVINLNPQENDNSRPILLLGGMNGGGKTTLMDAIRLALYGSRAQCSNRGNLSYSDFLSQCVNSHTPGIEKTRVELLFEHIENDQPVKYRIVRTWEKNPKDGKDNLGILELDVAKQEDWLREELVNTWDDYIENLLPLGISNLFLFDGEQVKELAEQEVPPPIVVDAIRGLLGLELAERLGVDLEIVVNRKRKEIADTKDLVNIEEIEKRLKQQQAEYEEKTKQLEKLKTELQELEKEKQDAFDKFVYEGGKIAAERNQLELQKKQKTTDVEQARQGMCQLADSILPLALIEPLLTQAQRQGEKEFRIQQAQIARDILFERDKRLLNWMTQAGISEEQVEKIKAFLEQDEETLRANLIQPEESWLLADAETLSQLGNIFYYLQNEKKIAKQQIDILANKEEDIVTLERQIQTAAEPEAYKQLVDALEAAQNKVSQMKAASEVTKRSCDELEAEIKKIKKDLQEYSKQNIDRKNYEHIITSAAKVQQTLKLFREKLTLRKLNKLEVEVTECFRYLLHKSDLVHRVAIDTHTFSLSLYDVQGKPVPKHRLSAGEKQLLAIAFLWGLARVSGRRLPVAIDTPLGRLDSSHRNNLVERYFPSASHQVILLSTDTEIGKKEVKILRENEAIAREYLLKYDSSTRQTTVEPGYFW from the coding sequence ATGATATTTGTTGAACTTGTCCTACAAAACTTTGGTCCCTACAATGGACGCCAAGTTATCAACCTTAACCCACAAGAAAATGATAATTCTCGCCCCATCCTCTTATTAGGTGGAATGAACGGTGGTGGCAAAACAACTTTGATGGATGCGATTCGCCTTGCGCTTTATGGATCTCGTGCTCAATGCTCTAACCGTGGTAATTTAAGCTATAGTGATTTTCTTAGCCAATGCGTTAACAGTCATACTCCAGGAATTGAAAAAACACGGGTTGAATTACTTTTTGAACATATTGAAAATGATCAGCCAGTCAAATACCGAATAGTGCGAACTTGGGAAAAAAATCCTAAAGATGGTAAAGATAATTTAGGAATTTTGGAATTAGACGTTGCCAAACAAGAGGATTGGCTTAGAGAAGAATTAGTTAATACTTGGGACGATTACATTGAAAATCTACTTCCGTTAGGAATTTCTAATTTGTTTCTCTTTGATGGAGAACAGGTGAAAGAACTTGCAGAACAGGAAGTACCGCCACCTATTGTTGTTGATGCAATTCGCGGACTTTTGGGGCTAGAGTTGGCAGAACGTTTGGGAGTTGATTTAGAAATTGTGGTCAATCGCAAACGTAAGGAAATAGCCGATACTAAAGATTTGGTAAATATAGAGGAAATTGAAAAAAGATTAAAACAGCAACAAGCAGAATACGAAGAAAAAACGAAACAGCTAGAAAAATTAAAAACCGAATTACAAGAATTAGAAAAAGAAAAGCAAGACGCGTTTGATAAATTTGTTTATGAAGGCGGTAAAATCGCAGCAGAACGAAATCAACTAGAATTACAAAAGAAGCAAAAAACTACTGACGTAGAACAAGCACGTCAGGGAATGTGTCAATTAGCGGATAGTATTCTACCACTGGCGTTGATTGAACCTTTACTGACTCAAGCGCAACGCCAAGGAGAAAAAGAATTTCGCATTCAACAAGCGCAAATAGCAAGAGATATATTATTTGAACGAGATAAACGTTTACTCAATTGGATGACTCAAGCAGGAATTTCTGAAGAACAAGTTGAAAAAATAAAAGCATTTTTAGAACAAGATGAAGAGACATTGCGAGCCAATTTGATACAACCAGAAGAATCCTGGTTATTAGCTGACGCTGAAACCTTAAGTCAATTGGGCAATATTTTCTACTACCTGCAAAATGAGAAGAAGATAGCCAAGCAACAAATTGACATTCTCGCAAATAAAGAAGAAGATATTGTCACTCTAGAAAGACAAATACAGACGGCAGCCGAACCAGAAGCTTATAAACAGTTAGTTGATGCACTCGAAGCAGCACAAAATAAAGTTTCTCAAATGAAAGCTGCAAGCGAAGTCACAAAACGCAGCTGTGATGAATTAGAGGCTGAAATAAAAAAAATCAAAAAGGACTTACAAGAATATAGTAAGCAAAATATTGACCGCAAAAACTACGAACATATTATTACCTCTGCAGCCAAAGTCCAACAAACACTCAAGCTTTTCCGCGAAAAATTAACCCTCAGAAAACTCAACAAACTCGAAGTTGAAGTTACCGAATGCTTCCGCTATCTCCTCCACAAATCAGACTTAGTGCATCGCGTTGCAATTGACACTCATACCTTCAGCCTGTCGCTATACGATGTACAAGGTAAACCCGTTCCAAAACATCGTCTTTCTGCAGGTGAAAAACAACTCTTAGCGATCGCCTTCCTCTGGGGATTAGCCCGCGTTTCCGGACGTCGCTTACCAGTCGCAATTGACACACCTCTCGGACGCTTAGACTCCTCCCACCGCAACAACCTAGTTGAACGTTACTTCCCATCAGCCAGCCATCAAGTCATTCTCCTTTCCACAGATACAGAGATAGGAAAAAAAGAAGTCAAAATATTGCGAGAAAACGAGGCGATCGCCCGCGAATACCTCCTCAAATACGACTCATCCACCCGTCAGACAACAGTTGAACCAGGCTACTTCTGGTAA
- the dndE gene encoding DNA sulfur modification protein DndE, with protein METPIDRIKLSQTAKDQLLKLRRNTKIDQWNILCRWAFCRSLAEPTSPSPVPIPQDSNVEMTWRVFGGEMSDIFLLALKQRCYNDGFPTDKETLATQFRLHLHRGIGYLAGDPNIKKIEDLVELATKKI; from the coding sequence ATGGAAACCCCAATAGATCGTATCAAACTCTCCCAAACAGCCAAAGACCAACTCCTCAAACTCAGACGCAACACCAAAATCGACCAATGGAACATCCTGTGTCGTTGGGCGTTTTGTCGTTCCTTAGCCGAACCAACCTCACCCTCACCCGTACCAATTCCTCAAGATAGTAACGTCGAAATGACATGGCGCGTCTTTGGTGGCGAAATGTCCGATATATTCCTACTCGCCCTCAAACAACGCTGCTACAACGACGGCTTCCCAACAGACAAAGAAACCCTGGCGACACAATTTCGCCTCCATCTACATCGCGGTATCGGTTACCTCGCAGGTGATCCAAATATCAAGAAGATTGAAGATTTAGTTGAATTAGCGACAAAAAAGATATAA
- a CDS encoding DNA phosphorothioation-associated putative methyltransferase: MSPESYVEIERHKAAIFRTDLSRPVRLAIEWAIINNDTTFFDYGCGHGGDVERVANLGYTSSGWDPYYYPDTPCVPADVVNLSYILNVIEDTEERRQALCQAWELAHKVLIVAAQVLINAPSKTQVAYSDGIVTSRNTFQKYYEQEELKRYIDETLNVDAVPVALGVYFVFRDEAEKEEFKAIRFFSRTSTPKVRIPTKRFEDYQEMLEPLMAFFTQRGRLPVKGELDNEQELLSEFKNFRRAFAVVLQATDETEWDAIAYRRSLDIQVYLALTHFDQRPTFHKLPREIRHDIKAFFGSYEEACEVADAKLFSLGKTGVVQTACEKSKIGKHTRSALYVHVSALSELDPLLRIYEGCASRTVGSVDDTTLIKFCTDEPRISYLFYPEFDTDAHPELKASITIDLKTLRITHRDYEQRKNPPILHRKETFVISNYSLYQEFAQLTQKEQELGLLKDKSEIGTREGWAKCLAEHDVEIRGHQIHFLNEN; encoded by the coding sequence ATGTCGCCAGAGAGTTACGTAGAAATAGAACGCCATAAAGCCGCTATTTTTCGCACCGACTTGTCCAGACCTGTGCGATTGGCAATAGAATGGGCAATTATAAATAACGATACCACGTTTTTTGACTACGGTTGCGGACACGGTGGCGATGTGGAGCGAGTAGCGAACTTAGGCTACACCAGTTCAGGCTGGGATCCATACTATTACCCAGATACCCCCTGTGTTCCTGCTGATGTCGTGAACTTGAGCTACATCCTGAACGTCATTGAAGACACAGAGGAACGCCGCCAAGCTCTTTGCCAAGCTTGGGAACTCGCCCACAAAGTCTTAATTGTTGCAGCTCAAGTTCTGATAAATGCTCCCAGCAAGACTCAAGTTGCTTACAGTGATGGTATCGTCACCAGTCGCAACACGTTTCAGAAATATTACGAACAAGAAGAACTTAAAAGATACATTGATGAAACCCTAAATGTCGATGCGGTACCAGTCGCGCTGGGTGTGTATTTTGTTTTTCGAGATGAAGCCGAAAAAGAAGAATTCAAAGCAATACGCTTTTTCTCCAGAACCTCAACACCAAAGGTACGCATTCCTACCAAGCGGTTTGAGGATTACCAAGAGATGTTGGAACCACTGATGGCTTTTTTTACTCAACGTGGCAGACTTCCAGTGAAAGGCGAATTGGATAACGAACAGGAATTGCTGAGTGAATTTAAAAACTTTCGCCGTGCTTTTGCTGTGGTTTTGCAAGCGACTGATGAGACAGAATGGGATGCGATCGCCTACCGCCGTTCTCTTGACATCCAAGTTTATCTTGCTCTCACCCACTTCGATCAACGCCCGACATTCCATAAATTACCACGAGAAATACGCCATGACATCAAAGCCTTTTTTGGCAGTTATGAAGAAGCTTGCGAAGTTGCTGATGCTAAGCTTTTCAGTTTGGGTAAAACCGGAGTCGTCCAAACAGCTTGCGAAAAAAGTAAAATTGGCAAACACACTCGTAGCGCCCTTTACGTCCATGTTTCAGCCCTTAGTGAACTCGATCCCTTGCTGCGAATTTACGAAGGCTGCGCAAGTCGCACTGTTGGAAGTGTCGATGACACAACGCTGATAAAGTTTTGTACAGATGAGCCACGAATATCCTACCTGTTCTATCCGGAATTTGATACTGATGCCCATCCAGAACTAAAAGCGAGTATCACGATCGACTTAAAAACTTTGCGCATAACTCACCGAGATTATGAACAAAGGAAAAATCCGCCAATTCTTCACCGTAAAGAAACATTTGTGATCTCTAACTATTCATTATACCAAGAATTTGCTCAACTTACCCAAAAAGAACAAGAATTAGGACTACTCAAGGATAAAAGCGAGATTGGTACTCGTGAAGGTTGGGCAAAATGCTTGGCTGAACACGATGTAGAAATTAGAGGACATCAAATTCATTTCCTTAACGAAAATTAG